One stretch of Oryzias latipes chromosome 7, ASM223467v1 DNA includes these proteins:
- the LOC105354431 gene encoding protein phosphatase 1 regulatory subunit 3A isoform X2 has product MSFLSLPSQDGLFTAIKAGKSAAGAEARSPTDAGDGNNEEEDVEDDDEEDFRLIPRCSPVPRKRGASIYEETAEYMRIHFALAAGKRVSFADTTGGDLVDVREFVAFDSDDESDSAKWEHEQAKYRKPHREPTYSLHPEFQTPSHGALLHVVRKNKVEVEHIAPSEDDPLAFRGVIRVLNVSFHKAVYIRSTMDDWATYFDHPAEYVQGSHNEDTDQFSFKLCFAPPFTNHGSRIEFVVRYETAEGDFWANNSSLNYGVTLLLSYHQDEPAAANTEEQQIRSILKPPKAYSDEPQSDEEQDREEEEARIFRTEIARPIAVCPVIIQPDIDVELIEASATT; this is encoded by the exons ATGTCTTTCTTGAGCCTACCGAGCCAAGATGGCCTTTTTACGGCGATTAAAGCAGGCAAGTCAGCCGCGGGGGCAGAGGCTCGGTCACCCACGGACGCAGGGGACGGCAATAACGAGGAGGAAGACGTTGAAGACGATGACGAGGAGGACTTCCGGCTCATCCCCAGGTGTTCCCCTGTGCCCCGAAAGCGTGGGGCGTCCATCTACGAGGAGACCGCCGAGTACATGCGGATCCACTTTGCGCTGGCTGCGGGAAAGAGGGTGTCGTTTGCGGACACAACAGGTGGGGATCTGGTGGACGTGCGGGAATTTGTTGCCTTTGATTCCGACGACGAATCGGACAGTGCAAAGTGGGAGCATGAGCAAGCAAAGTACCGGAAGCCACACCGGGAGCCCACCTACAGCCTGCACCCGGAGTTTCAGACCCCCTCGCACGGAGCCCTTCTCCACGTTGTGCGCAAAAACAAAGTGGAAGTTGAGCATATAGCCCCTTCAGAAGATGACCCCCTCGCCTTTCGCGGTGTTATTCGCGTCCTTAACGTCTCCTTCCACAAAGCAGTGTACATTAGATCAACCATGGACGATTGGGCCACTTACTTTGACCACCCAGCAGAGTATGTGCAGGGATCCCACAATGAAGACACCGACCAGTTCTCCTTCAAGTTGTGTTTTGCGCCACCTTTCACCAACCATGGTTCTCGCATTGAGTTTGTCGTGCGCTACGAAACGGCAGAGGGGGATTTCTGGGCTAATAACTCTTCCCTGAATTATGGGGTAACGCTGCTCTTGTCCTATCATCAGGATGAACCAGCTGCAGCAAACACTGAAGAGCAGCAGATACGAAGTATCCTGAAACCTCCCAAAGCCTACAG TGATGAACCACAGTCTGATGAAGAGCAGGACAGAGAAGAAG aggAAGCAAGAATCTTCAGGACAGAGATCGCCAGGCCTATAGCTGTATGTCCAGTCATCATACAGCCAGACATTGATGTAGAG CTCATTGAAGCTTCAGCAACAACATAG
- the LOC105354431 gene encoding protein phosphatase 1 regulatory subunit 3A isoform X1, producing MSFLSLPSQDGLFTAIKAGKSAAGAEARSPTDAGDGNNEEEDVEDDDEEDFRLIPRCSPVPRKRGASIYEETAEYMRIHFALAAGKRVSFADTTGGDLVDVREFVAFDSDDESDSAKWEHEQAKYRKPHREPTYSLHPEFQTPSHGALLHVVRKNKVEVEHIAPSEDDPLAFRGVIRVLNVSFHKAVYIRSTMDDWATYFDHPAEYVQGSHNEDTDQFSFKLCFAPPFTNHGSRIEFVVRYETAEGDFWANNSSLNYGVTLLLSYHQDEPAAANTEEQQIRSILKPPKAYSDEPQSDEEQDREEEEARIFRTEIARPIAVCPVIIQPDIDVEAASLISSNHDSSSVGDHSSTVIASPAEPFSCMSSETTPQSNSVSAHRATKSVQPKKSQPLPRLHWDLGEQISEQSAPSHPSALLPTSSSTLRDSRQISEHFQAENGGVSAPCTHPPATERNLLSSIEEEETELPAECASTHSVTRVSEQEVTLSFSDLAKRHADDSAEHVGSGAACLSSMADSRVSVGAEEEAPALVKFTENPSVNRGLTEVSSNKAALPLSTWEEEEGVPVIYPKTTLKDNPNILAEVSGLQCESAMNLMPCIFFLSGVISFSVMMQTPTALFFIGLFLILHHL from the exons ATGTCTTTCTTGAGCCTACCGAGCCAAGATGGCCTTTTTACGGCGATTAAAGCAGGCAAGTCAGCCGCGGGGGCAGAGGCTCGGTCACCCACGGACGCAGGGGACGGCAATAACGAGGAGGAAGACGTTGAAGACGATGACGAGGAGGACTTCCGGCTCATCCCCAGGTGTTCCCCTGTGCCCCGAAAGCGTGGGGCGTCCATCTACGAGGAGACCGCCGAGTACATGCGGATCCACTTTGCGCTGGCTGCGGGAAAGAGGGTGTCGTTTGCGGACACAACAGGTGGGGATCTGGTGGACGTGCGGGAATTTGTTGCCTTTGATTCCGACGACGAATCGGACAGTGCAAAGTGGGAGCATGAGCAAGCAAAGTACCGGAAGCCACACCGGGAGCCCACCTACAGCCTGCACCCGGAGTTTCAGACCCCCTCGCACGGAGCCCTTCTCCACGTTGTGCGCAAAAACAAAGTGGAAGTTGAGCATATAGCCCCTTCAGAAGATGACCCCCTCGCCTTTCGCGGTGTTATTCGCGTCCTTAACGTCTCCTTCCACAAAGCAGTGTACATTAGATCAACCATGGACGATTGGGCCACTTACTTTGACCACCCAGCAGAGTATGTGCAGGGATCCCACAATGAAGACACCGACCAGTTCTCCTTCAAGTTGTGTTTTGCGCCACCTTTCACCAACCATGGTTCTCGCATTGAGTTTGTCGTGCGCTACGAAACGGCAGAGGGGGATTTCTGGGCTAATAACTCTTCCCTGAATTATGGGGTAACGCTGCTCTTGTCCTATCATCAGGATGAACCAGCTGCAGCAAACACTGAAGAGCAGCAGATACGAAGTATCCTGAAACCTCCCAAAGCCTACAG TGATGAACCACAGTCTGATGAAGAGCAGGACAGAGAAGAAG aggAAGCAAGAATCTTCAGGACAGAGATCGCCAGGCCTATAGCTGTATGTCCAGTCATCATACAGCCAGACATTGATGTAGAG GCTGCATCCCTCATTTCTTCCAACCACGACTCTTCATCTGTTGGTGACCACTCATCCACTGTGATTGCGTCGCCAGCGGAACCGTTTTCTTGCATGTCTTCTGAAACCACTCCTCAATCAAATTCAGTCTCTGCGCACCGCGCCACCAAATCTGTCCAGCCAAAAAAGTCACAGCCTTTACCCAGACTCCACTGGGATTTGGGGGAGCAAATATCAGAGCAGTCCGCACCCAGTCATCCCTCTGCACTGCTGCCCACCTCATCCTCCACACTTCGAGACTCCAGGCAAATATCAGAACACTTCCAGGCTGAAAATGGGGGGGTATCTGCCCCCTGCACACATCCTCCAGCCACAGAAAGGAATTTGTTGTCATCAATAGAAGAGGAGGAAACTGAACTGCCTGCTGAGTGTGCCTCGACTCACAGTGTGACTCGAGTCTCTGAGCAAGAGGTCACGTTGAGTTTCAGTGATCTTGCTAAAAGGCATGCAGATGACTCTGCAGAGCATGTAGGCAGCGGGGCTGCGTGTTTGTCCTCGATGGCAGATAGTCGGGTGTCTGTGGGAGCAGAGGAAGAAGCTCCAGCACTCGTTAAGTTTACAGAAAACCCTTCAGTAAACAGAGGCCTTACTGAGGTGAGTTCGAACAAAGCTGCTCTGCCTTTGTCAACCtgggaagaggaggaaggtgtTCCAGTTATTTACCCTAAAACAACACTTAAAGATAACCCAAACATCCTGGCAGAAGTGTCTGGGCTTCAATGTGAGAGTGCAATGAATCTGATgccatgcattttttttcttagtggAGTTATCTCCTTCTCAGTCATGATGCAGACACCCACTGCCCTCTTCTTCATTGGACTGTTTCTGATTTTGCACCACCtgtga